One stretch of Variovorax sp. TBS-050B DNA includes these proteins:
- the tssG gene encoding type VI secretion system baseplate subunit TssG, producing MLREAAPVDAGLADFLARLRAAPWKFGFIALMRRFSAAYPRLPRIGLAGRPQQEAFRLGQTAALAFAPREIAEVVLAGEGVRSPGFAPSVRGGNNPELPTVRLYGLGMLGPNGPLPLHYTELVRERTENFNDGTLADFLDIFHHRYFTHMYRAWAQAQAAAGLDRPDDETFSRYVAQLTGHDPLEICDSVLPAHARLAASTHLAREARNPDGLAQTLGRFFAVPVQLQEFVMHWIRIDPEDQTHLHRPSMSSVLGVGAVAGEVMPDRQNKFRLVLGPLTLEQYLRFTPQGKDLPLLVEWVRGFVGYEFIWDLELRVRNDNAPPARLVDTDRLGWSTWLGGSGTVDPSSVSEAADVPCGYAIGMVFEPEQYIGQRTTAAAAPA from the coding sequence ATGTTGCGCGAAGCCGCTCCCGTCGATGCGGGCCTGGCCGATTTCCTCGCGCGGCTGCGCGCGGCGCCATGGAAGTTCGGCTTCATCGCGCTGATGCGGCGCTTCAGTGCGGCTTACCCGCGGCTGCCGCGCATCGGACTGGCCGGCCGTCCGCAGCAGGAGGCCTTTCGCCTCGGACAGACAGCCGCGCTGGCCTTCGCGCCGCGCGAGATCGCCGAAGTGGTGCTGGCGGGCGAGGGCGTGCGATCGCCGGGCTTCGCGCCGTCCGTGCGCGGCGGCAACAACCCGGAGCTGCCGACCGTGCGGCTGTATGGCCTGGGCATGCTCGGCCCCAATGGGCCGTTGCCGCTGCATTACACCGAACTCGTCCGCGAGCGCACCGAGAACTTCAACGACGGCACGCTCGCCGACTTCCTCGACATCTTCCATCACCGTTACTTCACGCACATGTACCGGGCCTGGGCGCAGGCACAGGCAGCCGCGGGGCTGGACCGGCCCGACGACGAGACCTTCAGCCGCTACGTCGCGCAGCTCACCGGCCATGACCCGCTGGAAATCTGCGACTCGGTGCTGCCGGCGCATGCCCGGCTCGCGGCTTCGACGCACCTCGCACGCGAGGCGCGCAATCCCGATGGGCTCGCGCAGACGCTCGGCCGCTTCTTCGCGGTGCCGGTGCAGTTGCAGGAGTTCGTCATGCATTGGATCCGCATCGATCCCGAAGACCAGACGCATCTGCACCGGCCCTCCATGTCGAGCGTGCTCGGGGTGGGAGCCGTGGCGGGTGAGGTCATGCCGGACCGGCAGAACAAGTTCCGGCTCGTGCTCGGACCGCTGACCCTCGAGCAGTACCTGCGCTTCACGCCGCAGGGCAAGGACCTGCCGCTGCTCGTCGAATGGGTGCGCGGCTTTGTCGGCTATGAGTTCATCTGGGATCTGGAATTGCGCGTGCGCAACGACAACGCGCCCCCCGCTCGGCTCGTGGACACCGATCGGCTCGGATGGTCGACCTGGCTCGGCGGCTCCGGCACCGTCGACCCATCTTCTGTTTCGGAGGCGGCCGATGTTCCCTGCGGCTACGCGATCGGAATGGTCTTCGAGCCCGAACAGTACATCGGCCAGCGCACGACGGCGGCCGCGGCGCCGGCCTGA
- a CDS encoding type VI secretion system ImpA family N-terminal domain-containing protein, with protein sequence MTSNAILSPISAVEPCGPSLEYDHEFAMLRARLVPREDAQYGSFVGAPEALNWAEIERDCQRLLLRTKDINLLVWLCRARTRQGQAAGLAQMLGTMGAVLQTWPDQVHPQIVIEGERDPAVRANAIAGLVDPEGLLGDVGDLVVSASTALRLTVHDVERAFAIPRPADASDPVAVTQQLVALRAAAEGDPLAPVQCLAQAAGHLRAIDDWTREQLGDDAPSLRPLRRVLELFLAPQGQQAGSGAAADSSADPGVGAGWPDVPLRAVPGGTRSEVQLAIRSTRQWFESHEPSSPVAVLLKQAERMVGKRFSQVADAIPLDLLRRWDSDEGDERGAA encoded by the coding sequence ATGACCAGCAATGCCATCCTCTCTCCCATCAGCGCGGTCGAACCTTGCGGTCCGAGCCTCGAATACGACCACGAGTTCGCCATGCTGCGTGCGCGCCTGGTGCCGCGCGAGGATGCGCAGTACGGCAGCTTCGTCGGTGCGCCCGAGGCGCTGAACTGGGCCGAGATCGAACGCGACTGCCAGCGCCTGCTGCTGCGCACCAAGGACATCAACCTGCTGGTGTGGCTGTGCCGGGCGCGCACGCGGCAGGGTCAGGCGGCAGGCCTCGCGCAGATGCTGGGCACGATGGGCGCGGTGCTGCAGACCTGGCCCGACCAAGTGCATCCGCAGATCGTGATCGAAGGCGAGCGCGACCCGGCCGTGCGCGCCAATGCCATCGCGGGGCTGGTCGATCCCGAGGGGCTGCTCGGCGACGTGGGCGACCTCGTGGTGTCGGCAAGCACCGCCTTGCGGCTCACCGTGCACGACGTGGAGCGTGCGTTTGCGATACCCCGCCCGGCGGATGCATCGGACCCGGTAGCCGTGACGCAGCAACTGGTGGCATTGCGCGCGGCCGCGGAGGGCGATCCGCTGGCGCCCGTTCAGTGCCTCGCGCAGGCGGCAGGGCACCTGCGTGCCATCGACGACTGGACGAGGGAACAGCTTGGCGACGATGCACCGTCGCTGCGGCCGCTGCGCCGGGTGCTGGAGCTGTTCCTCGCCCCGCAGGGGCAGCAAGCGGGTTCCGGCGCCGCGGCAGATTCTTCGGCGGACCCTGGTGTCGGTGCCGGCTGGCCGGACGTTCCACTGCGCGCAGTGCCTGGCGGCACGCGCTCCGAGGTGCAGCTGGCCATCCGTTCCACCCGTCAGTGGTTCGAATCGCACGAACCCAGCAGCCCCGTCGCCGTGCTGTTGAAGCAGGCGGAGCGCATGGTCGGCAAGCGCTTCTCGCAAGTGGCCGATGCGATCCCGCTGGATCTGCTGCGCCGATGGGATAGCGACGAAGGTGACGAGCGGGGTGCCGCATGA
- a CDS encoding type II toxin-antitoxin system HipA family toxin: MNVKILEISLGARRFGKLFQYADLCRFVAEPELVANPPPEVLSLSMVASDASTQSALWSDVKNPLFNAQGGQLPPFFQNLLPEGVLRSHIAQLRGCRDNDHFELLAACGGDLPGAVSARPVSVDRGTLQRLITQDQDALEMSVVELPMPQGISVSGVQPKLGLRRQGGRYVARTRAGASTRVIAKLPMVGRPHMPQLEMLSLQLAGAAGVEVCHAELAPLSAIAAEHSYALPDEPEFLAVTRFDRDGARRIHFEDFAQVLAIDPMHKYGASYLDMALAMRAFPSLGEEAVLELLRRLAVNDLLGNPDAHLKNFGILYPDGIAPRLAPAYDIVAYAALQGVEGHALPLLPGGSSPKRTALFTPANMRAFCFSAGLHEPLARRVIAETARRARDAWPEMIAGSALPSAWKKRLLQRLEAHGLVRGMVKRGK, from the coding sequence ATGAACGTCAAGATCCTCGAGATCTCGCTCGGCGCACGCCGCTTCGGCAAGCTCTTCCAGTACGCCGACCTGTGCCGCTTCGTCGCGGAGCCCGAGCTCGTCGCCAACCCGCCGCCCGAAGTGCTGTCGCTCTCGATGGTCGCGAGCGATGCCTCGACCCAGTCGGCCTTGTGGAGCGACGTGAAGAACCCGCTGTTCAATGCCCAGGGCGGCCAGTTGCCTCCCTTCTTCCAGAACCTGCTGCCCGAAGGCGTGCTGCGCAGCCACATCGCGCAGCTGCGCGGCTGCCGCGACAACGATCACTTCGAACTGCTGGCGGCCTGCGGCGGCGACCTGCCCGGCGCCGTGAGCGCGCGGCCGGTCTCGGTCGACCGCGGCACGCTGCAGCGGCTCATCACCCAGGACCAAGATGCGCTGGAAATGTCGGTGGTCGAACTGCCGATGCCGCAGGGCATCTCGGTCTCGGGCGTGCAACCCAAGCTCGGCCTGCGCCGGCAGGGCGGGCGCTACGTGGCCCGCACGCGCGCCGGCGCGAGCACGCGCGTGATCGCCAAGCTCCCGATGGTCGGGCGGCCGCACATGCCGCAGCTGGAGATGCTGTCGCTGCAACTCGCGGGCGCGGCTGGCGTCGAGGTCTGCCACGCCGAACTCGCGCCGCTGTCGGCGATCGCGGCCGAACACAGTTATGCGCTGCCCGACGAGCCCGAATTCCTGGCCGTCACGCGCTTCGACCGCGACGGCGCGCGCCGCATCCACTTCGAGGATTTCGCGCAGGTGCTCGCGATCGATCCGATGCACAAGTACGGCGCCAGCTACCTCGACATGGCGCTCGCGATGCGCGCCTTCCCGTCCCTCGGCGAAGAAGCCGTCCTCGAACTGCTGCGCCGCCTGGCCGTGAACGACCTGCTCGGCAATCCCGACGCGCACCTGAAGAACTTCGGCATCCTCTACCCCGACGGCATCGCCCCGCGCCTGGCCCCGGCCTACGACATCGTCGCCTACGCCGCGCTCCAAGGCGTCGAGGGCCACGCACTGCCGCTGCTGCCCGGCGGTTCGTCACCCAAGCGCACTGCCTTGTTCACGCCCGCGAACATGCGCGCCTTCTGCTTCTCCGCCGGGCTGCACGAGCCGCTGGCGCGCCGCGTGATCGCGGAGACTGCGCGGCGCGCACGGGATGCGTGGCCCGAGATGATCGCGGGGTCGGCGTTGCCTTCGGCGTGGAAGAAGAGGCTTCTACAGCGCCTGGAGGCGCATGGGCTGGTGCGGGGGATGGTGAAGCGGGGGAAGTAG
- a CDS encoding helix-turn-helix domain-containing protein has product MTKQELITALSARRDATGLSHAALAQRSGLTERSVRNALSLRGNPQLSSLLALVDALGLELQLAPKGFGAPAEADTGYRPVPTRVGTAVGRAEAAPAAAPASSSSSTVSSSTKRSP; this is encoded by the coding sequence GTGACCAAGCAGGAACTCATCACCGCCCTCTCCGCCCGCCGTGACGCCACCGGGCTCAGCCACGCGGCGCTCGCGCAGCGCTCGGGGCTGACCGAGCGCTCGGTGCGCAATGCGCTGAGCCTGAGGGGCAATCCGCAGCTGTCGTCGCTGCTGGCGCTGGTGGATGCGCTGGGGCTCGAACTGCAGCTCGCGCCCAAGGGCTTTGGCGCACCGGCCGAAGCCGACACCGGCTACCGACCCGTGCCGACGCGCGTCGGCACGGCGGTCGGCCGGGCGGAGGCGGCCCCCGCCGCTGCGCCGGCTTCTTCTTCGTCCTCCACGGTCTCGTCGTCGACGAAGCGTTCGCCATGA